TCGGGCAGCGGGGTGTAGTCGAAGTCGGTTTTCAGGCTCAGGTCCCGGATGTTGGACAGGTACTTCAGCGCAACCTTGTCGGTTCGGGTTTCGCCGTTGCCGTCGGCATAGCGGTTTTCCTGCTCAACGCCCACATCAAACTGGTAGCGGCTGAAGGTGAGGTGGGTGTTCATGAATAGCTGGTCGTGCAGCACCCGGTTCCAGCGCAGGGCCGCCGTCAGGTTGCCCCAGCCCAGCCCCGATTTAGTCTGGTCGTACTCGGCCCCGTTTTCGTCGCGGGTGCGGGCGTAAAACTTGTCGTAGCCGGTGTAGGCGCTCAGGTAGAGCCGGTCGCGGCGGCTGAGCTTCCAGTTGAGCTTGCCGTTGAGGTCGTGGAAGAAGTAGCCAAACGTGCCTTTCGTGCCCTCAGCCGCCAGCGCCATCCTGATCAGGGGCTGAGCCAGCAGGTCGATGTAGGTGCGGCGGGCCGAGAAGATAAAGGAGGCGGTGTCTTTCTTGATGGGCCCTTCCAGCGTGAGGCGGGAGGCAATCAGCCCAATGGCGCCCTCGCCCCGGAACTGCTGCATGTTGCCCTCCTTCATGGAAATATCCAGCACCGACGACAGCCGCCCGCCGTAGCGGGCCGGGAAGCCGCCCTTAATCAGCTCCACGTTATTCAGAGCGTCGGCGTTGAAGACGGAGAAGAACCCGAACAGGTGAGCGGCATTGTACACGGGCGTGCCATCCAGCAGAATCAGGTTCTGGTCGGGGGAGCCGCCGCGCACGTACAGGCCCGAGGTGCCTTCGCTGCCGCTTTGCACGCCGGGCAGCAGTTGCAGCACCTTTAGCACGTCCCGCTCCCCAAACAAGGCCGGCACGGCTTTAATCTGCGCAATCGGGATGTTGACCGTGCCCATGCGGGTGCTCTGGGCTATTTTCTCTTCCCGCGTGCCGATTACCTGCACGTCGGCCAGCTGGTTGCCGGCCGGCCGTAGCCCGAAATCACGCGTGAGGTTACGGGTGGCCGGCGCCGCCCAGCGCTCCTTCTCAAAGCCCAGGTAGCTCACCAGCAGGCGCACCGAGTCCTGGGCCGGGAGGGTGAGCGAGTAAAACCCGTAGGTGTTGGTGGCCGTGCCTTGCCCCGTGCTCGGGCTGACCACCGCTACGCCAATCAGGTTTTCGCCGGTGGCGGCGTCGCGCACGTAGCCGCTGATGGTGATGCGCGTAGGCGGAGCGGCCTGCTGAGCCCAGGCGGGCAGGGCCGCTCCCGCCAGCCCACCAAGCACGATACTGAAACGAAGAAGTTGAATCATAAAAGGAATAGATTGTACAAATATGACATGCAAGCCGGGCTTCAACGCCTCACTGCGGGTTTTGGTATAGCTGAGGCTGCCTGAGGACATATGGTTGGTTGAGGCAGATAAAAAAGATGCGTAACCCACGTTACCGGGGCGCCGGAACAAGAAAACGCCGGCCTCCCTGACGGAAGACCGGCGTTTACACGCGTAAGTGACTGTTCAAAAACCTGGTTCTCAGGCCTCGTTAAGCATGTCGTGTGCTGACGCCAAAAGCTCAGCAGGACGGTGATTATCCCAACGTCGGCAGGCGGCACGTGGGGTTACTTCTTGCCCCCGCGGTACTCGTCGTTGAGGTGCTTGATTACCTGGTTGGTGATGTCCATGTCTTTGCGGCCGTAGGCAATAGTGCCGCTGGGAGCCGCAATCAGGATAAGACGGTAGCCGTTCTGCTTGCCGTAACGCTCAATCTGCTTGTTAATGCGCTCCAGTACCTGCTGAGTCATCTTGGCTTCCTCCTCGGCAGCCGTGCGCTGAAGCTTTTCCTGCTCCTGAGCTACCTGCATCTGGCGGGCTTGCAGCTGCTGCTCGGTGGCGGCCCGCTGCTCTTGGGTCATGCCCTCGGCCTTCTGCTGATACTGCTGCACGGCCGTCTGGAAGCCCTGCACCAGGGTTTTGTTCTGGGATTCCCAGCGGCGGGCCTTGGCCTCGAAATTCTTGCGGGCATCCTTCATGCCCTGGTAGCCATCGAGCAGCTTACCCGACTCCACGTAAGCCACTTTGTTGGTGTCGGCTACGGCGGCGGGTTCGGCCTCGGCGGGCTCGTCGTTGTCGGGAGTGGCGGCGGGAGCGGCCGATGCAGCGGCTGGCGCGGCGGCGGTGGCAGCAGCGGCTTTTTTGGGGGTAGCGGCGGGCTTGCCGGCAAAGTGCAGGTAGAACAACACCGCCACGGCTAGGCCCAGCACAATGTTAATGATGAGTTGAAGCGAATTTTTCATCTAGAAGAAACAAGAAAGCGAAACTGCCCACGCGAAGGCTGCTCAAAGAAACGGAAAAAGGCGGGGGCTCTTGTGGCACCAGTCAAATTCTAGCCTGAACCCTATTCTATATGGGCTAACTTATATTATCTTCCCGTAGCTGTGGTGTGCAGCCCGCGCGTGCGTTTTCTCACCTAACTCCCATCAGCTCATGAAAAAGTGGACTTTGTATCTCGTGGCCGTGCTGCTGGCGCTGGCCGCTTTTGCCACGCCGGGCCAAGCCCAACTGCCGCCCCTTATCGACCGGGAGCTGCTGTTCGGCGACCCTGAAATTTCAGGCGCCCAGCTTTCCCCCGACGGCAAGTTCATGTCGTTTATCAAGCCCTACAAAGGCACGCGCAACATCTGGGTGAAGCGCGCCGCCGAGCCTTTCGACGCGGCCCGGCCCATGACGGCCGACCTGGCCCGCCCCGTGCGCAGCTACTTCTGGAGCCGCGACGGCAAGTACCTGCTCTACGCCCAGGACAAAGGCGGCGACGAAAATTTCAACGTGTACGCCGTGAACCCCACCGAGGCGCCCGCCGCGGGCCAGGATGTGCCCGCCGCCCGCGACCTGACCGGCCTGAAGGGGGTGCGCGTGCAGCTCTACCACGTACCCAAAACCGACCCAAACGCCCTGTACGTGGGGCTCAACGACCGGGACAAAGCCTGGCACGACCTGTACAAGCTGAACCTGGCCACCGGCCAAAAAACGCTGGTGCGCCAAAACAATGACCGGATTACGGGCTGGGTGTTCGACTGGAACGACCAGCTGCGGCTGGCCTCCCGCTCGGCCCCGGATGGCAGCACCGAGTGGCTGCGCGTGGAGGCCGACAAGCTGACGCCCATCTACCAAACCACGCTGGAAGAGCAAAGCGCCGTGGTGGGCTTTCACAAGGATAACCAGCGCGTGTACCTCATCACCAACTGCGGCGCCGCCCGCGACCTGAGCGAGGTGGTGCTGTTCAACGTGGCCACGCAGAAGGAAGAACCCCTGGATGCCGACCCGCTCAAGCGCGTGGACGTAGGCGGCCTCATGCTATCGGAGAAGACGCACGAGCCGATTTTCGTGGCGTACCAGGACGACCGGCTGCGGCGGGTGTGGAAAGACAAATCCTATGAGCAGGACTTCCGGAAAATCCAGGCCCAGGTGCCCGGCGCCGACCTCTACCCGGTGTCGTCGACGGAGGACGAGCGGCTGTGGCTGATTTCGGCCACCAGTGCTACCCTGCCCGGCACCACGTACCTGTTCGACCGTCAAAGCAAGCAGCTCACCAAGCAGTTTGACCTGCGCCCCAAGCTGCGCGCCGCCGACCTGGCCGACATGAAAACCGTGCGCTACAAGTCGTCGGACGGGCTGGAGATTCCAGCCTACCTGACCTTACCAAAGGGCGCGGCGGCCAAGAATCTGCCCGTCATCATCTTGCCCCACGGCGGCCCCTGGGCCCGCGACCAGTACGGCTTCAACTCCCTGCACCAGCTGCTGGCCAACCGCGGCTACGCGGTGTTGTCGCCCAACTTCCGGGCCAGCACCGGCTACGGCAAGAAGTTCCTGAACGCCGGCAACAACGAGTGGGGCCAGAAAATGCAGGACGACCTGACCTGGGGCGTGAAGTACCTGGTGGCCCAGGGCATTGCCGACCCCAAGCGCGTAGGCATCATGGGCGGCTCCTACGGCGGCTACGCCGCGCTGGCCGGCGTCACGTTCACCCCCGACCTGTACGCGGCGGCTGTGGCCATTGTGGCACCCTCCAACCTGCTCACCCTGCTCACTACCATTCCGCCGTACTGGGAGTCCATCCGTCAGCAGTTCTACCGCCGCATGGGTGACCCCAGCACGCCCGCCGGCAAAACCCAGCTGGAGCGCCAGTCGCCCCTGAACTCAGCCGACAAAATCAAAACGCCCCTGCTGGTGGTGCAAGGTGCCAACGACCCGCGCGTGAACAAAGCCGAGTCGGACCAGATTGTGGTGGCGTTGCGGGAGCGGAACTACCCCGTGCAGTACCTCTGCGCCCCCGACGAAGGCCACGGCTTCGCCCGCCCCGTCAACAATATGGCCATGCTAGCGGCGGCCGAGAAGTTTCTGGCCCAGCACCTGAAAGGCCGCTACCAGGAGTCGATGACGCCCGCCGTAGCCCAGCGCCTCCAGGAAATCACCGTAGACCCCAAAACGGTGGTGCTGGCAACGAAGAAGTAGGTTGTTCCTGGCGGCAGACGATAACTAAAAGCTACTTCAACTCCTCACCTGCTATTTCTTCATCGTCCTCTTCGTGCAGGTCGGTTGCCGGGAGGCGGGGCTTTTCCTCGAAGGGCGCGGCGTGGTCGAGGCGGCTGGGGGCGGCATCGGTGCGGCCCAGGTGCACCAGCGCGTCGCCCTGGTTGACGACGGGCATGTGGTTGAGGCCGATGATATAGCCGGCCACCGGCGCTTCGAGGCGCACGGCGGTTTCGCCGTAGGGGTCGGCCACGGAACCGTACACCTGGCCTTTCTCGACGTACTGGCCCAGCTGCACCAGGCTGCGGAACAAGCCCGCAAACCGGGCCCGCAGCCACGTGGAGCGCATGCACACGACGCTAGGCGTGAGTGTCGGCGCAGCTGCCGGCGCCATGCCCAAATGGTGCAGCAGCCGGAACGTGCCGGCTATGGCTAGGTCAATGCCGCCCTCATCAAGCCGCAGCGACTCCCCGGTTTCATACACAATAATGCGGCGGCCCTGCTGCATGGCCGCCTCGCGCAGGGAGCCGGGCCGCAGGGCCGCGTGCAGGGTAAACGGCGCCCCGAAAGCGGCGGCCAGCGCGTCGGTTTCGGCGTCCTGGTGCAGCAGGCAGCGAATCTGCGGGATGTTGGCGCGGGCCGCTCCGCCCGTGTGGAAATCAATGCCGTAGTCAATCAGGGGCATGATTTCGCGCATGAAGCGGTGGGCCACGCGGCTGGCCAGGGAGCCGCGCGGGTTGCCGGGAAAGGAGCGGTTCACGTCCTTGCCGTCGGGCACTTCGCGCGAGAAGTTTAGGAAGCCGTAGATGTTGAGGATGGGTACGGCAATGATGGTGCCCCGCAACGGTTGCAGCAGGTCGCGCCGAATCATGCGTCGGATGGTTTCAATGCCGTTTACCTCGTCGCCGTGCATACCGGCCATGAGCAGCACCGTAGGCCCCGGCTCCCCGGACCGAAACACGTGCACCGGAATGTCGATAACCGTACCCGAGGGCAGGCGCGAAATGACGAGCCGCGTCAGCACCCGCTCGCCGGGCTTGATAACCAGGCCGTTGAGGCAGAGGTTGGTGGGAACGGCGGGGTGCGGCAAGGCAGAACGGAAAGCACGACGCACCTCAGGTACTTGCTGCGCAGCCCGGCCCCGAGGTGCATCCGCCGCCCGCGCCACGGAAGATAGGCAACCCGGCGGGATTTTGCGGCGCGGTGCCACCTGCTGCCGGCCTCACAGTGCCAGTACCATCAAACGGAAATCAGCGTCGAGCACCTGTCCGGGCGTCCATCACTGCTGCAGTGGCCGCACACCATGGTGGCAACTCCTGTGCCCACCGCTGCCCACAGCCCGAGGCTACAGCGCCTCGTCAACGGGTGGCTCCGACACGGGCCGGGGTTTGGCCTTGGTTTTCTTCTTGTGGGCTACTGCGGCGGTGTACTCGATGATTTTGCCGGCTATGTCGAGGCCGGTGGCTTTTTCGATGCCTTCGAGGCCGGGCGAGGAGTTGACTTCCAGCACCAGCGGGCCCCGCTTGCTTTGCAGCATGTCGACGCCGGCCACGCCCAGGCCCAGGGCTTTGGTAGCCAGCAGGGCGGCGGCCTTCTCGGCCCGGCTGAGCTTGACGAGGGTGCCCGAGCCGCCGCGGTGCAGGTTGGAGCGGAACTCGCCCTCCTTGCCCTGGCGCTTCATGGCGCCCACCACCTCGCCGTTCACGACGAAGGCGCGCAGGTCGGCGCCCTTGCTTTCGGCAATAAACTCCTGCACGATGATGCGGGCCTTGAGGTTGTGAAACGCCTCAATCACCGACTGGGCGGCTTTTTCGGTTTCGGCCAGCACCACGCCCAGGCCCTGGGTGCCTTCCAGCAGCTTAATAATCACCGGTGCCCCGCCTACTTGGCTAATCATGGCGGCCACATCGTCGGAGTAGTTGGTGAAGGCGGTTTTGGGCATGCCTACCCCGGCGCGGCTCAGAATCTGCATGGACCGCAGCTTGTCGCGGCTGCGCACAATGGCCTGGCTTTCCACGGCCGTGCGCACCTTCATCATCTCAAACTGCCGCACCACGGCGCAACCATAAAACGTGACCGAAGCCCCAATGCGCGGAATGATGGCGTCGAAGCCCTCCAGCTTTTGGCCTTCGTAGATGATGCCCGGCTTCCCCTTCTCCAGCACCAGGTTGCAGTGCAGGTGGTCAATAACCACGGCTTCGTACCCGCGCTGCCGCGCGGCTTCTACCAGCCGGGTGGTCGAGTACAGCTTCGGCTCACGCGACAGAATCGCCAGTTTCATCGGATACAAGAGGTGCTTGGGGAAAGAATAGATACAGAGCAGAAGCGCCCAAAGATACGGGCCGGGTGTTAGACCCCGCTAGGAGCGGCCGGCCGTGAGCTGGCTTTTGTACGACAGGTTCAGGCGGGCCACATCCACCACCAGCCGGGCCTGGCGCAGCAGCACCCGCCCAATCAGCACCGGGTAGCGCATGTCGCTGCGGTCCGACAAGGAAAACTCGGTGTCAAAATCTTCCCCAAACAGCCGAATAGCCATCTGAATAACATACCGCTCTTGCACCTCGCCATTGGACGACCGAATGTCGCGCAGCTTAAACCGCTCAAACTGCATGGGCGTGCCGTCGAAGTTGGGGTGCGAGGGGTCCAGCAGCTGCACGTGCAGCACTGGGCGCCCGCCGGGCTGGGTTTCCACGTGAATGTTGGAGCAGTGAATAGCCGCCGTGTAGGCCCCGGTATCCACCTTGGCCTCCACACCCCACAGCTGAAACTGCGGAAAATCAACCAGCTCCCGCCGGCCCACTGTCCGCTTCGGTCCACGTTGTGTTTTCATGAACGGCAAGATAGGGGCTGATGAGATGACAGGTGAGATGAGGTGACAGGTGAATAGTGACAGGTAACAGGTGACAGGTGACAAGTAAGAAAGAACGTCATGCTGAGCGAAGCCGGAGGCGCAGTCGAAGCATCTCTCCCGCGGGCTAACTTCCTGCTAACTCCTGACGCTTGTTCAACGAAGCAGTAGAGATGCTTCGACTTCGCTTCGCTACGCTCAGCATGACCGTTCATCCTGTCACTTGTTACCTGTTACCTGTCACTATTCACCTGTCACCTCATAACCATTCACCCCATTACCCCTTATAGCTAATCCGGTACACGGCGTCGTTCTGGTCGTCGGAGACGAGCAGGGAGCCGTCGGGGTGGACGAGCAGGCACACGGGGCGGCCCCAGCTCTGCTGGCCTTGTAGCCAGCCGTCGGCGAAGGTTTCGTAGCTCTGGGCCTGCTTGCCGCTAGCGTCGAGGCGCACGAGCATGATGCGGTAGCCAAGTTTCTGGCGGCGGTTCCAGGAGCCGTGCTCCGGAACGAAAATCTGGTTGCGGTACTGAGCCGGGAACTGCTGGCCGGTGTAAAACTTCATGCCCAGGGCCGCCACGTGCGGCCCCAGCTTGCGGGCCGGCTTAACGTAGGTGTCGGCCGACTTGCCGCGGCTAAACTCCGGGTCGGGTACGTCGCCGGCGAAGAAGTAGGGAAAGCCGAAGTGCAGGCCCGGTGCGGGGGCGCGGTTCAGCTCATCGGGGGGCAGGTTGTCGCCCAGCATGTCGCGGCCGTTGTCGGTAAACCACAGGGACCGGTCCTGGGGGCTCCAGTCGAAGCCCACTGTGTTGCGCACGCCGTAGGCAAACACTTCCAGGCCGGTGCCATTGGGGTTGAGGCGGTTGATGGTGGCGTAGATGGGCCGCTCGGGCAGGCAGGAGTTGCAGGGCGCGCCCACCGGCACGTATAGCTTGCCGTCGGGCCCGAAGGCAATGTAGCGGTAGCCGTGCCATTCTTTGTTGGGCAGCTGCCCGTACACCACGGCCGGCTGGGGCTTCTGGCGCAGGCGCTGGGCAATGTTGTCGTAGCGTAGAATGCGGTGGATTTCGGCCACGTACAGGGCGCCGTCGTGCACGGCCACGCCGTTGGGGGCGTTCAGGCCAGTGGCAATGGTCACTACCTCATCGGCGCGGCCGTCCTTGTTCCGGTCGGGCAGGGCGTACACTTTGTCGGTTTTGGTGCCCACGTACACCGTGCCATCGGGGCCCAGCGTAATCTGGCGGGCATCTTTTACGCCCTGGGCAAAGTAGCTGATGCGGAAGCCCGCCGGCAGCTTAATCTTGCTCAGGTTGGCATCGGGGGCGGCCGACAGGGCGGCCCGCTCCAGGGGTTCGGTGGAAGAAGTCAGGGCCAGCGGAGCCAGCAACAACAATGGAAGGAAGCGGCGCGTTTTCATACTTGCCCAAACCCAAGCGGGCGGCGGAAGGTTGCGGAAGCTTCGCAGTACTTTGCTGCTCGTAAGCACCCCTTCCCCATGACGACCACCCCCCCCCTCCCCTGCCTGGCGCGACCAGGCCCAGCGTTTCGGCCGCCTGCTGCTGTACCGCGGCGACATCACCCGCCTCGACACCGACGCCATCGTGAATGCCGCCAACTCCGGCCTGCTCGGCGGCGGTGGCGTAGACGGGGCCATTCACCGCGCCGGCGGCCCCGAAATCCTGGAAGCCTGCCGCCGCTTGCGGGCCACTTCGCTACCCGATGGCCTGCCCACGGGCGAAGCCGTCATCACCACCGGCGGGCGGCTGCCGGCCCGCTACGTCATTCACACGGTGGGTCCGGTCTGGAACGGAGGCCACAGGCAGGAGCCCGCGTTGCTGGCTAGCTGCTACCAGAACAGCCTGCGCCTAGCCGCCGAAAACAATCTGCGCAGCGTGGCCTTCCCCGGCATCAGCACCGGCATCTACGGCTACCCCAAGCCCGAAGCCGCCCGCATTGCCGTGCGCGAAATACGGGCATTTCTGGAGCAGCACGAGCAGCCGCAGGAAGTGGTGCTGGTGGCCTTCGACGAAGAAGCTTACCGGCTGCTGGAGCATACAGCACGGTAGCCCTAGTTATGTTGCGTCTCGTCGTTGAACGACTCCGCCGACAATCGTGCAGACGGCCGGCTCGGACGACGAGACTCCAACTATTGCGTCTCTACAGGCAGGCAAATCGTTCTGGCGGGGGCGGCTGGAGCCTCCCGCATAGCCAGCACGGGGTGCCGCCCCGCCCCATCAGCATAGCTGTACTTCCGGGTGGCGGCGCAGGTAGGCAGCCACTTCCCAGATGAGGCCGGCGTGGCCGGCGTCGAGCAGCACGGTGCGGGCGGCTTGCAGGGAGCTGATAAACTTTTGCAGCCCTGCGTGCGGAATCACCCGGTCGTGGCGGCCCAGGAAGAAAGTGACGGGCGTGGGCCGGCGGTTTAGCTGGGCGGCCAGCTGTTTCAGGTCGAAGGTGAGGTTGCGGAAGCCGACCCAGCTGCGGTACACGCGCAGGCGCTTTTCGCGGCTGTCGAGCTGCCACTGGGCGAAGCGCACCAGGTTGGCATTCACGAGGCGGCTCTGGTGCAGCGTGTCGAGTAGGCGCAGCAGGCCCTGGGGGCGCAGCACGGCCCGGCCCAGCACCCCGCGCATCCAGGGCGGATAGGTAGCCAGCGCGTACCAGAACTGCCGCTGCAACCCATCAGGAGCCAACAGCCATATCTGCTCCACGCGCTCCGGCAGCCGCTCGGCGGCCGTGAGGGCAAACTTGGCGCCCATGCTAAACGCCAGCAGGCTGAACCGCTCAACCCCCTGCTCGCGCAGAAACTCTTCCAGCAGCTCACCCAGGCGCCGTTTGCTCAGCGGCGCGTCGGCCTTGGCCAGGCGGCTACGGCCGTGGTAAAACAGGTCGAAGGCGTACACCGTCACGTCGGGGCCCAGTACCGGCAGCATGGTGCGCCAGTGCCCTTCGCTCTGCCCGTAGCCGTGAAACGCCAGCACCACCCGCGCCCCGGAGCCGTATTTCTGGTAGTGCAGGCGAGTCTTCATAAAGTTGAGAAGGTAGAAAGTGAGTACCTACGGAACGGCAGCTTCAGCGGAGCGGCATGTCGGTAGCAAGACCCGTTCTCAGGAAATGTTAAAGCCCCCGCGGGGCGGCACCTATCGTTTGCGGACGTCAAGTGTCGCCCCGCGGGGGCTTTGCACGTTCATACACATGATTTTCTACCAACATGCCGCCCCGCGGGGGCTGCCGTTCCGTAGGTACTCACTTTCTACCTTCTCAACTTTCTACCTTCCAAACTACCCCAGCCTCGACACGCCGCCGGAGACGATGAACTTCATGACTTCAGAGCTGGGCAGGTCGAGGTAGGTAAGGCGGTCCAGGGGCACGAGCACCAGCTCGCCGGAGAAGTTGTAGGAGTGCGGGAAGTAAACGGCCACCAGGTCGTCGCGGAGCACGGCCGTCATGGCGGCCTGGGTCACGAAGCCCATCTTGTAGGTTTGCTCCTGGACGTTGAGCTGCACCAGCACCGGCCGGTTGAACTTCTGCTCGTCGCCCACGAAGGCGTCGAACAGGTCTTTGAGGCTGGAGTAGATGATGCTGACCAGGGGCGTGCGGTGCAGCACCCGCTCGGTGATGATGACGAAGGGCCGCACCAGAAACGACTTCGCCACGAAGCCCACGCCCGTAATCAGCACCACGGCCAGCAGCAGCCCCAGCCCCGGCACATCGAAGCTCAGGCCGGCAAACAGGTCGTTGAGCCAGCGCAGCAGCGCAAACAGGATGTAGACAGTCAGCCCAATGGGCGCGACAATCAGAAAGCCATTGAGAAAGTAATTGAGCAGACGACGCATGGCAGTATGACAAGAGGCAGCAAGTTATACAAACGAGTGCCTCCCCACCTGTCATTCCTCGCTTTGCTCAGAATGACAGGTGGGGAGGCATTCATGCGGGCCGCGCTTTAAGCCACGGCTGCTGCTACTTCCTCAATCCGGTCTTTCACGCGCTGCATCAGCCACATGGGCGTGCTGGTGGCCCCGCAGATGCCCACCGTTTCGGCCCCGATAAACCACTCGTCTTGCAGCTCCTGCTCGTTTTCCACGAAGTAACTGCGCGGGTTGGTCTGGTTCACCACCGAAAACAGGGCCTTGCCGTTAGAGCTTTTCC
This region of Hymenobacter sp. YIM 151500-1 genomic DNA includes:
- a CDS encoding TonB-dependent receptor — protein: MIQLLRFSIVLGGLAGAALPAWAQQAAPPTRITISGYVRDAATGENLIGVAVVSPSTGQGTATNTYGFYSLTLPAQDSVRLLVSYLGFEKERWAAPATRNLTRDFGLRPAGNQLADVQVIGTREEKIAQSTRMGTVNIPIAQIKAVPALFGERDVLKVLQLLPGVQSGSEGTSGLYVRGGSPDQNLILLDGTPVYNAAHLFGFFSVFNADALNNVELIKGGFPARYGGRLSSVLDISMKEGNMQQFRGEGAIGLIASRLTLEGPIKKDTASFIFSARRTYIDLLAQPLIRMALAAEGTKGTFGYFFHDLNGKLNWKLSRRDRLYLSAYTGYDKFYARTRDENGAEYDQTKSGLGWGNLTAALRWNRVLHDQLFMNTHLTFSRYQFDVGVEQENRYADGNGETRTDKVALKYLSNIRDLSLKTDFDYTPLPDHYIRFGGQYILHSFRPGALQVKNNSSDIGSRLNSASRTLASEASLYAEDDFRVSERLKVNGGVRLNAFLVNGQLYPSLEPRVAARFLLTEDWALKAAYARTTQYIHLLTNSGIGLPTDLWVPATPRVKPQRAQQLSLGAARTLRLGGQEYELSLESYYKPMRNLIEYREGASFLGTTDNNWQDKVTSGNGWAYGGELFVQKKTGRTTGWLGYTLAWSRRRFPDLNQGRIFPYKYDRRHNASLVVIHHFSPTFTLSGTWVYGTGNAVTLGQGRFNLGDYEVLEDYGERNSYRMAAYHRLDLDLSKTKKKRWGEVVNSFSLYNAYSRRNPYYIYFRGGRQDPNGNVTRKPSYRQVSLFPVLPSFSKAFRF
- a CDS encoding OmpH family outer membrane protein: MKNSLQLIINIVLGLAVAVLFYLHFAGKPAATPKKAAAATAAAPAAASAAPAATPDNDEPAEAEPAAVADTNKVAYVESGKLLDGYQGMKDARKNFEAKARRWESQNKTLVQGFQTAVQQYQQKAEGMTQEQRAATEQQLQARQMQVAQEQEKLQRTAAEEEAKMTQQVLERINKQIERYGKQNGYRLILIAAPSGTIAYGRKDMDITNQVIKHLNDEYRGGKK
- a CDS encoding S9 family peptidase, which gives rise to MKKWTLYLVAVLLALAAFATPGQAQLPPLIDRELLFGDPEISGAQLSPDGKFMSFIKPYKGTRNIWVKRAAEPFDAARPMTADLARPVRSYFWSRDGKYLLYAQDKGGDENFNVYAVNPTEAPAAGQDVPAARDLTGLKGVRVQLYHVPKTDPNALYVGLNDRDKAWHDLYKLNLATGQKTLVRQNNDRITGWVFDWNDQLRLASRSAPDGSTEWLRVEADKLTPIYQTTLEEQSAVVGFHKDNQRVYLITNCGAARDLSEVVLFNVATQKEEPLDADPLKRVDVGGLMLSEKTHEPIFVAYQDDRLRRVWKDKSYEQDFRKIQAQVPGADLYPVSSTEDERLWLISATSATLPGTTYLFDRQSKQLTKQFDLRPKLRAADLADMKTVRYKSSDGLEIPAYLTLPKGAAAKNLPVIILPHGGPWARDQYGFNSLHQLLANRGYAVLSPNFRASTGYGKKFLNAGNNEWGQKMQDDLTWGVKYLVAQGIADPKRVGIMGGSYGGYAALAGVTFTPDLYAAAVAIVAPSNLLTLLTTIPPYWESIRQQFYRRMGDPSTPAGKTQLERQSPLNSADKIKTPLLVVQGANDPRVNKAESDQIVVALRERNYPVQYLCAPDEGHGFARPVNNMAMLAAAEKFLAQHLKGRYQESMTPAVAQRLQEITVDPKTVVLATKK
- a CDS encoding succinylglutamate desuccinylase/aspartoacylase family protein, whose amino-acid sequence is MPHPAVPTNLCLNGLVIKPGERVLTRLVISRLPSGTVIDIPVHVFRSGEPGPTVLLMAGMHGDEVNGIETIRRMIRRDLLQPLRGTIIAVPILNIYGFLNFSREVPDGKDVNRSFPGNPRGSLASRVAHRFMREIMPLIDYGIDFHTGGAARANIPQIRCLLHQDAETDALAAAFGAPFTLHAALRPGSLREAAMQQGRRIIVYETGESLRLDEGGIDLAIAGTFRLLHHLGMAPAAAPTLTPSVVCMRSTWLRARFAGLFRSLVQLGQYVEKGQVYGSVADPYGETAVRLEAPVAGYIIGLNHMPVVNQGDALVHLGRTDAAPSRLDHAAPFEEKPRLPATDLHEEDDEEIAGEELK
- the rimK gene encoding 30S ribosomal protein S6--L-glutamate ligase, translating into MKLAILSREPKLYSTTRLVEAARQRGYEAVVIDHLHCNLVLEKGKPGIIYEGQKLEGFDAIIPRIGASVTFYGCAVVRQFEMMKVRTAVESQAIVRSRDKLRSMQILSRAGVGMPKTAFTNYSDDVAAMISQVGGAPVIIKLLEGTQGLGVVLAETEKAAQSVIEAFHNLKARIIVQEFIAESKGADLRAFVVNGEVVGAMKRQGKEGEFRSNLHRGGSGTLVKLSRAEKAAALLATKALGLGVAGVDMLQSKRGPLVLEVNSSPGLEGIEKATGLDIAGKIIEYTAAVAHKKKTKAKPRPVSEPPVDEAL
- a CDS encoding ATP-dependent zinc protease family protein is translated as MKTQRGPKRTVGRRELVDFPQFQLWGVEAKVDTGAYTAAIHCSNIHVETQPGGRPVLHVQLLDPSHPNFDGTPMQFERFKLRDIRSSNGEVQERYVIQMAIRLFGEDFDTEFSLSDRSDMRYPVLIGRVLLRQARLVVDVARLNLSYKSQLTAGRS
- a CDS encoding PQQ-dependent sugar dehydrogenase — encoded protein: MKTRRFLPLLLLAPLALTSSTEPLERAALSAAPDANLSKIKLPAGFRISYFAQGVKDARQITLGPDGTVYVGTKTDKVYALPDRNKDGRADEVVTIATGLNAPNGVAVHDGALYVAEIHRILRYDNIAQRLRQKPQPAVVYGQLPNKEWHGYRYIAFGPDGKLYVPVGAPCNSCLPERPIYATINRLNPNGTGLEVFAYGVRNTVGFDWSPQDRSLWFTDNGRDMLGDNLPPDELNRAPAPGLHFGFPYFFAGDVPDPEFSRGKSADTYVKPARKLGPHVAALGMKFYTGQQFPAQYRNQIFVPEHGSWNRRQKLGYRIMLVRLDASGKQAQSYETFADGWLQGQQSWGRPVCLLVHPDGSLLVSDDQNDAVYRISYKG
- a CDS encoding O-acetyl-ADP-ribose deacetylase, giving the protein MYRGDITRLDTDAIVNAANSGLLGGGGVDGAIHRAGGPEILEACRRLRATSLPDGLPTGEAVITTGGRLPARYVIHTVGPVWNGGHRQEPALLASCYQNSLRLAAENNLRSVAFPGISTGIYGYPKPEAARIAVREIRAFLEQHEQPQEVVLVAFDEEAYRLLEHTAR
- a CDS encoding alpha/beta fold hydrolase, yielding MKTRLHYQKYGSGARVVLAFHGYGQSEGHWRTMLPVLGPDVTVYAFDLFYHGRSRLAKADAPLSKRRLGELLEEFLREQGVERFSLLAFSMGAKFALTAAERLPERVEQIWLLAPDGLQRQFWYALATYPPWMRGVLGRAVLRPQGLLRLLDTLHQSRLVNANLVRFAQWQLDSREKRLRVYRSWVGFRNLTFDLKQLAAQLNRRPTPVTFFLGRHDRVIPHAGLQKFISSLQAARTVLLDAGHAGLIWEVAAYLRRHPEVQLC
- a CDS encoding DUF502 domain-containing protein; translation: MRRLLNYFLNGFLIVAPIGLTVYILFALLRWLNDLFAGLSFDVPGLGLLLAVVLITGVGFVAKSFLVRPFVIITERVLHRTPLVSIIYSSLKDLFDAFVGDEQKFNRPVLVQLNVQEQTYKMGFVTQAAMTAVLRDDLVAVYFPHSYNFSGELVLVPLDRLTYLDLPSSEVMKFIVSGGVSRLG